atccctgcctttctgcagcactgctgaggccacacctggagtgctgtgcacagagctgggctcatcACTACAAGACACATGGACGTGCTGAGTCCACCAAAGGGCCATGAGGATTGTGAAGGGCCTGGGAGCCCCTCTCACCTGGGGAAaggctgacagagctgggactgctcagcctgcagaagcgAAGGCTCAGGAGGAAACTTGTCAATGTCAATAAACACCTGATGGGTGaaaagaggatggagccaggctctgttCAGTGGTGTCAGAGACAGATGCTGTGGACACAAACTGAAACAGGAGGTTCTCCCTTTTTCAGGACCCACTTTTTCCCCCGAAGGTGaccaaacactggaacaggctgctcagaaagGTTGTGGAGCCCCCctccttggagatattcaaagcCATCGGGGCACATTCTTTGGCAGCAGTTCTAGGTGGCTCTGCTTGAGCAAGGGCTTGGGCAAAATGACCTCCAATGTCCCTTTCAACCTGAACCATGCTGTGATGGTGTTCTCCAACCATTcatattctttgttttctgccatTTCTACACTTCTCTTGCCCAGCTgtctttccctctcctctctgttCAAAGCCTCCCCCATTCTTTGCCTTCCTGGGGGTGATGTGGCAGTGAGGAAGGGGACTGATGAAGGTGTACCGTGGCAATGATGGCAAGAGGACAATGGAAAGTGcaattcccagaaaaatcctgCAGAGATCCAAGGCTGTGAACATCAAAATCTGCATACCCCAGCAATGAGAAAAACCAAGAGAGTCTCGGTACAGCAGCAGGGGTATCAGAGTCAGAGGCAATTATTTACCACTGCAGAGACTGCAGATGAATGTGAGCCCTTTAAAGCCCCAGGCAGGCAGTAACCAGCATTTTTGCCATCTACATCCTGAGCTCCCCCTTCCCCATCTCACAAGTCACCAACCACAAACCATGTAATTAATACTACAGAGATGTTCAGctgaaatgagaaacaaagcaCATCTTGAGGCAGCCCTACTGCTGGCACCAGGCCCCATgttgctgctctgccttgctaCTCCTGTGTGTTTTGGAGACAGGCTTGCTTCCTCACAGTAAGCCCACTGCTGTTACATACCTTGCTTGCTGGGCAGAGGACCAGAGGAGTGCAGGGGGtctgcagggacactttccCCTTGCCCTCAGGATGTTTATGGTATTGAAAATTTAGCAGGAAGCCAAGCATCTGTTCTTCAAATAAAGAGGTGTCCCAGGGGGATGTGTAAGGAGGCAGAATCATCACACATGTAAACACCTGGTCCTACAGGCAGGAACAGAGTCTGCGGAAGGAGTGCAGCACTTCTGAGACTCATTCAGCTTCGCTTCCGCTGCTTAATTAGTTCAAACATCATCAATATGCAATGGCAACCCTCCCTTGCCAGGGTGGCTGTGTTGGTGTGGGCTGGCACAGACAggggagcctgggcagcacagacagctctCCCCAGCCAAAGGGCTGgtcttcctgtgctgctgcagcacacgtgtgtccctggcactgcGCTGCTCCAGGGCGCTGCCAGGACATGCAGCCTTCACACACTTCCTTTGAGGAAAGGGGCAGAACCAAACTGTGCCACACAATGTTTGTCTGTACTGAAAAATACTTCCCCTGTCCCCTGAAGTGGCCCCTGGCTTGGGCTCGTCAGAAAAAGGGCTGCACAAGCAGTGAGCTGCACCACTCCTCTGAGACAGCCACAGGGACCTCACTGTGGCACCAGGAGACCTCTAAAGGCAGCAGACAAGACcctgtgcctgcacacagggctgggtgtTCCCAGGgtttcccatccctgcatcaATCCAAACACCATCAGCATCACGGAGAAGCCTTGACTACCTCTGGCCAAGGCACTGCAAAGCCACCAGGGCTATTTCCACAGGCAAACAGGATCTACTGGGACTCCCAGCTCCCACTACCATCCTGTCTGTACTTCCATCCTCCCTCCTTGGTAGACTCCAATCTCACTTCTTCATGCCTGCAGTCTGTACTTCAACACTCACTACAGGATTGTGcattctcatttattttatgcCATTGCTTCAGCTTTCCTGTCTCCCTCCTCCAAGTTCTTCATCCTTCcatctttttccatttccagcattttcaaTGCACAGTAGGATGTTTTCCTTATATGAGCGGGTAGGAAAAGgttctttctcctttcattaAATATTAGTGCCCATTCAAGCAAGATGGAGAGTGTTCAACagatgagctgtgctgctcctttaaCACTCTGCTGCACACCAGCACAGTCCCACCCCACCCCTCCCAAGCCTGCCCACAACTCTGCCACGTTCCAGGAGCTCCAAACCAGGGCTGGAGTTCTAGGGCATCACCTCTGTCTTACAAAGGAAACAAGTCTATGCGGTTCTACAGGTCACAAACACAATTGGAATTCATCTTCAAGCACCACAGCTGGTGCAAATTCTGGCCTGAGAATGAAATTGCCTTTACCTTGGATTTACAGGGACATGAGTTAACAGCAGGATTCCCAAGGTTCAGTTGTAGGAGAGCAGAAATTGAAGTGAAGGAGGCAGCTGTGATACTGTTGAACATATTTCATGGGCAGAAAGTGCCACTGTCCCACATCAAGTACAGAGTATTTGGCGCTTGGAGCTCACAGCTATTGGCAGGGGAAACAGGGTGAATCCTGCTGGAAGCATCACAAGTCCCAGTTATTGGAAAATACAGCTAGGGCCCAGCTCCAGACATTCTACTTGATGCACAAAATCCCTTGGTGTTCCAGCCTGGTGTGGATGTGCTGGTTCAGTAGCTTTACATGAGGAAGCTGCACCACCTGCTGTCTGCTATGAAGCCAGTTACCAGAACGTGATCAAAGATGATCACTAATaagaaaagttttcttcagAACCAGTTTTTTACAGGACACGCTCTTGATTAAAGTCATCAGAAAGACTTCACATCTGAAAACTAAGAAGCAAGATCAACAGAGGGACCATTTTCTCAAAATGGCTCAGGCTCTCAAACAGAATATGAGAAGTTCACTTTAAtacccagctcctgccagaagAAAGACTGTACTGTTATCCCTTTGGGAAACTCTGTCAAGTTGTTTCTACTCCAAAAACTACAAAAGCTAACACTGaacaaaactttgaaaaatgtgGGAATTCTGCCATGCAAAAAACCAGCCACATGCCCAACACCACTTGAGGCTtagcagaaacaaaaatgacATCTTAAATCTTGCTATTCCCCCTTCTTGGACTGTAGCACTGAAATGAAATGGTCCAATCAGATGGGGCAAAGAGATAAGATTCTTACAAAAAGCCACAGTACTAAAAGTCTTCTTAGGATATGGTGCATTAAGGCAGAGCAGTCAGTAATTTCTCTTAGCTGGCATAAATATGAGAGTCTGCAGAACATCTCCCCAATTCTAGAGATCATTGATAGCTGGGCAAGTGTTTTGTGTGCCAGCCTTATGGACATGCAGTAGCAAGGTCAGTGGAGGACTACAAGAAAAGGAGTTGAGAAGACAAATGACCTCTGCTTGATGAAGCATAGGCACAGAACGTACAGAAAAAAGTGAATCAGAAAAagactttatttaaaaaacaaacaatcctCCCCTCAAAACCCCCTACACTTTCTATTAAGCTTATTGCTCAAGTTAGATCTCCTGTGACACTGCTCATTCTCCTCTTGGCCTGTAGCACCAGAAGTACTCTTGCATCCCTGTCTTCCCTACAACCAACATCATCTGGAAATGTTCATAATTTTCAATTGGTCCCAAATACCAGCATTTAATTCTCTTCTTACTATGCACACAGAACATGGGGGTCCCCAGGCACAAAAGTTCCTTCTCACTGGGACAACTCTAGGGATTTTTTCAGTCATGTGATCCCACAGGATGGGAGTTCCTAATTtgcagaaacataaaaaaaagggaaggtgTATCTACCCTCTCCTTTGAAGTCAAAGCCTAAACAGCAGTAAAATCATCCCTGAACCACTCAGCCTGCAGTCCAGACATGTCCATGTTCATTCTACAGCTCACGGTCTACCCTCTCAGTAAACAGCCTTCAGGATCCCCTAGTGGACTTTTTACAGCTTTTCCCTGTCTCACCTCTCCATTCTATATCCACTGAACCAGGGCCTGTCTTCCAAGTTCCTGTGAAAGGGATATTGCCTGTTTCTTGTGCAGCCTCTACAGATTCATCCTGTAGCAGAACAGCAGAATTCTCTCACCaggccctggctctgctttgggTGATCACAGAGACTTTTGGACCTTCCTCCTGGACAGCTGTCAGGCAGGTTGGTAAGAACAGAGCAGGTGGCTTTGTGCTTCATGTTCAGTCAGTGCTGTTGTGGGGTTTCAACaacctcttcctcttcctcaccaTGCTCAGGGTGgcgcagcagcagctccaggtcaggggcacagctgctctctttGTGTGGCTCCAGTGCTTTGTCACCTGCATGCAGACAGCCTGTTTAGTGACAAACTTGCTGGAGCTCCCACCAAACCTGGCACTGGCAAGGAGCTGGAACCAGACCCAGCTCCTACTAAAGCAATGAGAAAGCCCACAAAGAAAGAGAACGTGATTTAAAACAATCACCTTTGGAATTCATGGCTTTGAGAACAACGTGAAGGGAGATTCCTAACAGGCAGACAGCAAAGCCCAGCCAGTTCAAGAGACTGAGGCGGTCTCCCAGTAAATGTGTGGCAAGgaataaaatgcagatttcctgtggaaacaaaaaaacatgaCAAGTGGCAGGGCAGGACCTGAGGAGATATGCATGAGACATTTTACAGCTGAAGCCTAGATCAAGATGTCAGGCTGCTAAATTTCTATCAGCACATTTTTTCATGTGAACAGAGTTCTAAAAACAGTTTCTAGAAACAAACAACCTGTCAAACTGGGATGTGGGATTTTAAGTCATCTGACTGCATAGCTCAGTTACAGAGGAATCTTACAACTTCTGGATCAGAGAGATTTCATATATCACAGTTCAGCTCAAAAGTATGCATGCTGGACTCCTCTGAGGAGGGGAGGATGTGCCAAACTAGATTACAGAGATAGCTCAAACCAGTGGTTTGGTCATATGCAGGTGTGATGCAAGAGCTTGCCCTTCTTACCCCTCCTATCTTCCACACCATCTGCTGCTCACAAGGGCAATGTGTTTTAGCCTATCGCACATTCCAACAAACTTTGAtcattaattgtattttttacaGAACAGCCACTAGTCTCTGGCCCTTTGCTGCCAGGGACCAAGAGACTTCACTGCAGAGACTGCAAGGCAAAGCATCAAGCTCCTGTGcaaggagaacaaaaataacaagCGATAATTTCTAAGGATCTAAGCAAGCTCCCACCACATAAAGCCCAATAGGGATGACTCAGTACTTGCCTTCTAGCATTAGCACAGGAACCATGCCTTACCTTAAAAATGCCAGCAATGGAAAGGGTGAGGCTAGATGTTCTGGAAACCAAGAGGAACTCAGAAAAGCCTAGACCAAAGGCAAGAATTCCACCCAAGAACAGCTTCCCTACCAGAGAGAACAGCATTCCTGCTTCATGGAAACGGAAGAGCTTCTCTGATATGGACAAAGGCAGGCCTAGGAACAAGACAATGAGTAGCAGaatccattcccagctcccaggattCCTCTTAATAAGATTGATGGGATGGGCTGCTCACATTCCAGTatcaggaggatgtggagccaGTTCTTCACAGCCCTTACTTCCACAAGTGTGGCAGGCTACTACTTCTATGCCCTCTTTAATGTCCTGCCAGCATAAGATAAATCCAGGTCTCTAACTACTTTGCAAAGTTCATAGCTGTTCAGTTATCTAAGTGAATCATCTTGAACAACAAACTGCTAGGCAATCTCCCAACTACTCTGTAAAGCTATCCCTGCTTTCTCTAATTAACTCACGCACCCTCAAACACTGCAAAGAGTGGGAAGAGCCCCAGGAACATGAGCGGCTGCAGGTGAAACATGATATCAATGGGATTCTGGAGCCCTGAAAAAGGAGAATCAATAACAGAGCAGGCAGCAACAAGCCAGGGAATAACACAGATCCCAGAGCCTTTATTAGCACCATTTCTAGACATACACCTTATTTGTGAtgcccactgctgctgcagacactAAGCCACCTTCATTACCCACCAACAGATATCCCGTGCCCAAGGTTACCAATGTCCTCCAAGAGatgttttgtttctgcagcaaGGGCTATCACCTCTCCTTATTCCCCTCCCTCTTACCAGCACCACCACCCTCTCCTACCATCCTACATACCCAGCTCAGCCTTCTGCATCAGAATCTGTGTGAGAGTCCAGCGAATGCCCCCCAGGAAAGAGGCACAGAGCACCAGCACAAACCCCTGGGTGTTGAACTGTGTGGACTTGTAGGTGAACATGAAGAGTCCCCCAGCGATGAGCAGAACCACCAGCAGCAATGTCACCCTCTGCAGGAGAGCAGACACAACAGAGACAGGCACCTTCTTCCTTTCAGATTCACTCCCATAATTGCATCATTCCTCTGCTTATGTTTCTTGTGCATGCAACTGCCTATTTCCCTGGGACTGACCTCCCTCCCTAAAGCATTGTGTGGGACCCTTACCATTTCCTCCAGCTTGAAGAGCAGTGAAAAAAGCAGGATGAAGAGAATGGCAGAGGATTTGGTCATCGTGTAGCTGTAAGGACCAAAATACACTGTCAGACTCCTTCAATATAGTTTTTCCTATCAAAGTACTATTAGGAACCATCACTCATTTCTACATTGCTACCAGCAAGCTATCACAGACTCTGCATGCTGACCCCACTAACCAAACACCTGATCAAGAAACAGACCCTGGCAAAGCACACTCCAAACCCCACTAGAGGCTCCCAGGGAATGTGGTGTTTCTACTCACAGGGAGACAGTGACATACAGGAAGCTCCAGTTACTCAGCCCAATATCCAAGGAAGTTGACAGAGCTAAAGAATCAATGAAAAAGTCCTGAAGTTAACTGTCTTCTATGACATTAAACAAACCCACCACAAAACCCTGCTTCATGGCCACAAACATAGACAGCAGAGCAgatccaggggaaaaaaataagatttcctCAAGTTACTTCTTTAGAACCAGCATAACTCAGATATTCTCAGCTCTTCATGTTTCTGTCCTGTTCCCTGTGACTCAAGTTGGTCTCAGCATTGCACTCAACATGCATTACAAAAAAGCCAGAAATAACTTGTGCCCTGCCTGTGACTGAAAGTGATTGCAGATTTGCATAAAGTCTTTCTTGAATGTATCAGAGCATGATAATATGTAAGTCTGAGGGCCACTGCAAGAAGCCTGAAGGAGCAGCAATCAGTACAGAGCCTTAACCCTGGTGCAGCTTTTGGTAGAGTCTATTCCCCGCCTGTGTAAGTTTCCCACCACAGGAAACAGTGTTACTGATCCAAGGGCAGGCCATGCTGAAAGGTAAAATTGCTGCAGATGTGGAGGAAGCTTTTTTCAAGAAATCATGGGGCATGCTATGTAAGGTACAGCAAACCTTGCCAGAGATCATAGAGCAGATGCTGTTCTGTGGGAGCCTATAAACACACAGCCAAAGAATTGCAGTAGttacagctctgtgctccttgGTCTCAGGTACAGCTCTGTATGCCATGAATGATGAATTCTCTACCAAGCTCT
Above is a genomic segment from Oenanthe melanoleuca isolate GR-GAL-2019-014 chromosome 20, OMel1.0, whole genome shotgun sequence containing:
- the SLC35C2 gene encoding solute carrier family 35 member C2 isoform X2, which codes for MAGAGGAALGRAALAAPLVLLYYGFSIGITFYNKWLMKSFPFPLLVTLLHLLLIFALAALARAVVRCHSGRPRAALSWADCLRRAAPAALSTSLDIGLSNWSFLYVTVSLYTMTKSSAILFILLFSLLFKLEEMRVTLLLVVLLIAGGLFMFTYKSTQFNTQGFVLVLCASFLGGIRWTLTQILMQKAELGLPLSISEKLFRFHEAGMLFSLVGKLFLGGILAFGLGFSEFLLVSRTSSLTLSIAGIFKEICILFLATHLLGDRLSLLNWLGFAVCLLGISLHVVLKAMNSKGDKALEPHKESSCAPDLELLLRHPEHGEEEEEVVETPQQH
- the SLC35C2 gene encoding solute carrier family 35 member C2 isoform X4; translated protein: MAGAGGAALGRAALAAPLVLLYYGFSIGITFYNKWLMKSFPFPLLVTLLHLLLIFALAALARAVVRCHSGRPRAALSWADCLRRAAPAALSTSLDIGLSNWSFLYVTVSLYTMTKSSAILFILLFSLLFKLEEMRVTLLLVVLLIAGGLFMFTYKSTQFNTQGFVLVLCASFLGGIRWTLTQILMQKAELGLPLSISEKLFRFHEAGMLFSLEICILFLATHLLGDRLSLLNWLGFAVCLLGISLHVVLKAMNSKGDKALEPHKESSCAPDLELLLRHPEHGEEEEEVVETPQQH
- the SLC35C2 gene encoding solute carrier family 35 member C2 isoform X3, coding for MAGAGGAALGRAALAAPLVLLYYGFSIGITFYNKWLMKSFPFPLLVTLLHLLLIFALAALARAVVRCHSGRPRAALSWADCLRRAAPAALSTSLDIGLSNWSFLYVTVSLYTMTKSSAILFILLFSLLFKLEEMRVTLLLVVLLIAGGLFMFTYKSTQFNTQGFVLVLCASFLGGIRWTLTQILMQKAELGLQNPIDIMFHLQPLMFLGLFPLFAVFEGLPLSISEKLFRFHEAGMLFSLEICILFLATHLLGDRLSLLNWLGFAVCLLGISLHVVLKAMNSKGDKALEPHKESSCAPDLELLLRHPEHGEEEEEVVETPQQH
- the SLC35C2 gene encoding solute carrier family 35 member C2 isoform X1; this translates as MAGAGGAALGRAALAAPLVLLYYGFSIGITFYNKWLMKSFPFPLLVTLLHLLLIFALAALARAVVRCHSGRPRAALSWADCLRRAAPAALSTSLDIGLSNWSFLYVTVSLYTMTKSSAILFILLFSLLFKLEEMRVTLLLVVLLIAGGLFMFTYKSTQFNTQGFVLVLCASFLGGIRWTLTQILMQKAELGLQNPIDIMFHLQPLMFLGLFPLFAVFEGLPLSISEKLFRFHEAGMLFSLVGKLFLGGILAFGLGFSEFLLVSRTSSLTLSIAGIFKEICILFLATHLLGDRLSLLNWLGFAVCLLGISLHVVLKAMNSKGDKALEPHKESSCAPDLELLLRHPEHGEEEEEVVETPQQH
- the SLC35C2 gene encoding solute carrier family 35 member C2 isoform X5; translation: MTKSSAILFILLFSLLFKLEEMRVTLLLVVLLIAGGLFMFTYKSTQFNTQGFVLVLCASFLGGIRWTLTQILMQKAELGLQNPIDIMFHLQPLMFLGLFPLFAVFEGLPLSISEKLFRFHEAGMLFSLVGKLFLGGILAFGLGFSEFLLVSRTSSLTLSIAGIFKEICILFLATHLLGDRLSLLNWLGFAVCLLGISLHVVLKAMNSKGDKALEPHKESSCAPDLELLLRHPEHGEEEEEVVETPQQH